Proteins from one Buchnera aphidicola (Kurisakia onigurumii) genomic window:
- a CDS encoding YhgN family NAAT transporter, producing the protein MHEIISNSILLILIMDPLGNLPLFMSLLKNFSPKKQRLILIREMLFSLIIMIIFLFSGEKILHSLNVKTETVSISGGIILFLIAIKMIFPIEYNDKMFIKEKNIEEPFLVPLAIPLVAGPSLLATLMLLSHQYSKNIICLIISLIISWLFTLIILLLSGLFLKILGKKGVNVLEKLMGLILIMLSIQMFLNGIKIWFHS; encoded by the coding sequence ATGCATGAAATAATTTCTAATTCTATTTTACTAATATTGATTATGGATCCTTTAGGAAACCTTCCTTTATTTATGTCATTATTGAAAAATTTTTCTCCAAAAAAACAACGTTTAATATTAATTAGAGAAATGTTATTTTCTTTAATAATTATGATAATTTTTTTATTTTCAGGTGAAAAAATATTACATTCTTTAAATGTAAAAACAGAAACAGTATCAATATCTGGAGGCATAATCCTATTTTTAATAGCTATTAAAATGATTTTTCCCATTGAATATAATGATAAAATGTTTATAAAAGAAAAAAATATAGAAGAACCGTTTTTAGTTCCTTTAGCAATACCATTAGTTGCAGGTCCTTCTTTATTAGCTACGTTAATGTTATTATCTCATCAATATTCAAAAAATATAATATGTTTAATTATTTCTTTAATAATATCTTGGTTATTTACTCTTATAATACTTTTACTTTCTGGATTATTTTTAAAAATATTAGGAAAAAAAGGTGTTAACGTATTAGAAAAACTAATGGGATTAATATTAATCATGTTATCTATACAAATGTTTTTAAATGGAATTAAAATATGGTTTCATAGTTAA
- a CDS encoding phosphoglycerate kinase, which yields MTIQDLNFDKKRVLIRLDLNVPIEKNKIVSHARIKSSIPTIKKILKRNAKVILMSHLGRPKEGIYESKYSLFPVFEYLKKIFLKTNVYFFSKYEDSKNIKSGELCLLENVRFNIGETTNNLELSLKYSNLCDIFIMDAFGSAHRKHASTYGISKFCKKKCIGPLVLKEINSLNKIFKNPVRPMVSILGGSKISTKFKILNTLGKISDYIIVGGGIANTFIAINNKIGKSLHEKEYISKAYDLLKKYKIIIPVDSRVSTSFHQDSIAILKDVNKISKNEEIMDIGLKTEKVIQKIIKKSNTIIWNGPVGVFEFNQFANGTKCIAESISKNKGFSIAGGGDTISAIEKFNIEDKISYISTGGGSFLHFLENKKLPAIEILKK from the coding sequence CTGACAATACAAGATTTAAATTTTGACAAAAAAAGAGTTTTAATTAGATTAGATTTAAATGTTCCAATAGAAAAAAATAAAATTGTTTCTCATGCAAGAATTAAATCTTCTATACCAACTATAAAAAAAATTTTAAAAAGAAACGCAAAAGTAATTTTAATGTCACATTTGGGTAGACCTAAAGAAGGAATTTATGAATCAAAATATTCTCTATTTCCTGTTTTTGAATATTTAAAAAAAATATTTTTGAAAACAAATGTATATTTTTTTTCAAAATATGAAGATTCAAAAAATATAAAATCAGGAGAATTATGTTTATTAGAAAATGTACGATTTAATATAGGTGAAACAACCAATAATCTAGAATTATCTTTAAAATATTCTAATTTATGCGATATATTTATTATGGATGCGTTTGGAAGTGCACATAGAAAACATGCATCTACATACGGTATATCAAAATTTTGTAAAAAAAAATGTATAGGTCCATTAGTACTTAAAGAAATTAATTCTTTAAATAAAATATTTAAAAATCCTGTTAGACCAATGGTATCAATATTAGGAGGATCAAAAATATCTACAAAATTTAAAATATTAAATACATTAGGAAAAATATCAGATTACATAATTGTAGGAGGTGGAATAGCAAATACCTTTATTGCAATAAATAATAAAATAGGAAAATCTTTGCATGAAAAAGAATACATAAGCAAAGCATATGATTTATTAAAAAAATATAAAATAATTATTCCAGTTGATTCAAGGGTAAGCACTAGTTTTCATCAAGATTCTATTGCAATACTTAAAGATGTAAATAAAATTTCTAAAAATGAAGAAATAATGGACATTGGATTAAAAACAGAAAAAGTAATACAAAAAATTATAAAAAAATCTAATACGATTATTTGGAATGGTCCAGTAGGAGTATTCGAATTTAATCAATTTGCTAATGGAACAAAATGTATAGCTGAATCAATATCAAAAAATAAAGGATTCTCAATAGCAGGTGGTGGAGATACAATTTCCGCAATTGAAAAATTTAATATTGAAGATAAAATATCTTATATATCAACAGGAGGAGGTTCTTTCTTACATTTTTTAGAAAATAAAAAACTTCCTGCTATAGAAATTTTAAAAAAATAA